The genomic DNA TGTTTTTGAAGTTGGTTTCGTGCCCGTTCAACTTGAATTTCAAGTGTATGAATCTATGTACGTGGAATGGATAAGTCCTGCCGAGTATCAGAGAACGCGGACTCACGTCGTATGGAAGGAAACCTTCGAGGCCAAATATTGCCTAAATGATTAATCTCAGTATTCGCACGGTGCAATGTAGAGTTCGACACTCACACGTTCTTCCCTCGAGAATGCGGCACCCTGACCAGGGTCACACCAAAGTGTAAGCCAAGAAGTAAGAGACGACGAGAGCGAGCAAACCTTGTTCAAGCGTGGAGTATTTAAAAGCGCGTCTGCACGGAGACTGGTTTGAATAGGCACCAGATTTTTCGTTGCAGATGTTGCAGAAGCGATCGTAACCGGACGCGTTGGCACCAGTTGCTGGACCTGGGTTCGGCTGCAATAACACGCGATTTGTAAGATCCCCAGGTCCCATAAGACCACCAGGCTTACAATACACCGCGAGATACCGCACGTCTTAGCATCGTACCTCGAGAAAGAAAAGACCAGAAAGGTATCAGATAGTCAGAAAGAGAGTAGCGAAAGTATAAATAGATCGCACAACAAACGACCAAAAGCGAATGAATCGGTCTCAGGGTCTCAGGGACGTCATTCAGCGCTTAGCGAGGGCTGGACTACGACCATGTCGCTATTGGGGCACATCACACTTGGTCTACGGCCAGTACGATGGCGGACCAACTTAATACGGAGAAGAATGACTACGCACCACGAATCAACTTCGTTCTCGTCGACACGAGCGAGGTCCACCCAGTCTGGAACGAGCTCGCTGTATCACAAGTCGAGGCAGAGATCGCAGCCAAACGAGCACAGGGCACAGCAACAGCTACTGGTGATAACACAAATGTCGGTCCGTTTCAGCTCGGTATATCTCCAGAGGCAATGAGAGGCCCCAAGGTCAAACCATGGAAGGAACTTACCACTGGCGGCAAAGGTACGTTTCATTTCGCATCCCAGCCACTACTCCTTCTGATCTAGATACAGCCATGCGAGTCACTGCTCGTGCGAGCAATCTGACTGTCATATTAATCGGAGCCGGTCTCTCTGCTGTACTCGTTTACGCACTGGCAACTGAACTCTTTGCAAAAAATTCTCCAACGGTGATCTACGGCGAGTCATGCGACCGGATCCGTTCCTCTCATGAGCTTGCTCGATTCCTCATTCCACCATACAAATTCCACAACAACCCGCCCTCGACCTCATCATCCCCTCCTCGCCATCGAAACCGCCACATTTCGTCCCAAGTGGCTATCGATAGTTCCGGCCGAGAGCATTTATTCTTACATTTTTACTTGGACAGTACCGCTCCCAGTAATACACGAACCTCTTCGCCATCCTGGTTTGACTCGGATTGGAACTTTTCTTACCAAGAAGCTGCTCATTGGTTAAAAAGCCAGATTGTTTGTGGAGTCGATGGTGCCCGACGATCATTTGCCTATCTTACCGGGACGCCACTTCCACCCCCTCCACAGCCTGTCGAGCTTCAAGTGCGAGCGGTGATCGCACCGAAATAGGAAAATCAGGTGGAGAAGGCGCGTGGAGCTTTGCTGGGATCTTTTCATCGTTGAAAGGCAAGACCCGGGGTCTTGGTGGCGAGACGGACAAGGAGCGGGGGTTATACACCAGTGGAGAAGTGCATATTGATTTGGTCAAGGTACGTACTGCCCCGACACACATTCATgtatactactgacaaagaTACAGGACGACAATGGAATATACCAATATAGATACATTTTGGTGGACATCCCTAGTATGTACTCACGCATTGGTAAAACATCTCACTGATCAAAGTTCAGGCTCGCGATCATACAAACATAAACGAGTATTCGTAGAACGGGACTCAGCCGTCCGAGATGGTGATAACATTGTC from Rhizoctonia solani chromosome 16, complete sequence includes the following:
- a CDS encoding mitochondrial import inner membrane translocase subunit TIM21 codes for the protein MADQLNTEKNDYAPRINFVLVDTSEVHPVWNELAVSQVEAEIAAKRAQGTATATGDNTNVGPFQLGISPEAMRGPKVKPWKELTTGGKAMRVTARASNLTVILIGAGLSAVLVYALATELFAKNSPTVIYGESCDRIRSSHELARFLIPPYKFHNNPPSTSSSPPRHRNRHISSQVAIDSSGREHLFLHFYLDSTAPSNTRTSSPSWFDSDWNFSYQEAAHWLKSQIVCGVDACRASSASGDRTEIGKSGGEGAWSFAGIFSSLKGKTRGLGGETDKERGLYTSGEVHIDLVKDDNGIYQYRYILVDIPSSRSYKHKRVFVERDSAVRDGDNIVMWESN